CAGGCACGCCTGCCCCGACGCGACCCAGGCGCTGCGCATCTCCGAAAGCTTCGGCCTTGCCCTCATCGACAGCGACGGGATCCGCGACCTGCACCGCGGCCAGTTGATCGAAAGCGCCGATGCGCTGAAGGACGGCCTCGCCGAAAAGGCCATGCAGATCCACATGCAGCGCATCGTTGGCTCCTTCGTCGGCTCCGCCTACGGCGCGGGGCAATTCTACAGCCGCGCGGTAACCGAAGCCCGCGATCTCACCACGAAGCTCTCCAACGATACCAGAGACGAGGACCTCGACGGCCCGGTCGGCTTCGACAGCCGCGCCCAGCGAAAGCGCGAGTTCGCAGCCGACATGGGACTGCAGGCCCATGTGCTTCGCATGGCAGCCGAAGGCGCCGTCTCGGCTTACGAGGACATCACCGGCGAAACCTGGAAGCCCTACGAGCGTACGGTCGAGCAGCCCGCCAACTCAGTCGACCAAAAGGCCGCAACGGCCCAGATGGCAGCATTCGAATAGGACGATCGCGGGGCTTCGGCCCCGCCTGAGGCCTCATTTAGGAAAATCATAAATGGGTAAATGCGCCGTAGGGTCCGAGCGCCCTCTTTCTCCGGTCAGCCGTCCGTCGATACCGTCACGGACGTCCACGCATCGATTTCTTCTTGAAGACGCTTGAGTCTCGCCGATACATGCTTGAGAGCGTCGCTGCCAAGAAGAAGCTGCGGTGGCGGGTTATCGGTCTCGACTAGGATCAAGACGGCTGCAGCGAGTTTCTCTGGATCACCAAGCTGCTTGCCACTGACTGCCTGCCGGGCCTCGCGTATCGGATCAAAAAGGGAATCGTAATCCGCGATCGACCGTTCCGTGCGGATCATCGAACGTCCGGCCCAGTCTGTGCGGAAAGAGCCGGGGCATAACGTCGTCATATGCACGCCGAACGGCGCCATTTCTGAACGCATCACTTCTGATATGCCTTGCAGCGCAAACTTGCTGCCACAGTAATACCCGATACCGGGCATGGTGATCATGCCGCCCATCGACGTGACATTGACGATGAAACCCTGGCGGCGTTCGCGGAACCTGGGAATAAACGCCTTGGCGACAGCTACAGCGCCAAAGACGTTCACGTCGAACTGTCTGCGCATCTGTTCGAGAGGCGATTCTTCGATGACGCCCTCGTGGCCGTAACCGGCATTGTTGATGAGCACATCGACCGGCCCGTGCTTGTCTTCCGTATCACGGACGACATCCGGAATCTGGTCGAAGGCGGTGACGTCGCAAAGGACGGGGTGAATGGCGGGTACGGCTGCGGCAAGCGCCGAGCGTGCTATCTCGGATCGGACGGTGCCGATCACCTGATGGCCCATCTGGGCAGCAGCTGTAGCGATGGCCAGGCCGAAACCGGAATTTGCGCCGGTGATGAAAAAGGTCTTTCTCGACATGATGTGCGAACTTCCTTGATTGCAGAGACGTTTGACCGATAGTATTAATCGTCCGGCTGAACGATTGCAGATCCGATGAAGTTGTTGCCAAATCCTATGATTGACGGACATCGCCAATCGATGCGAGACCAGCTGGTAGAATTGGCCGGCGGTCTAGCCACGCGTCACGGATACAATCCGACCGGACTCGATCCCGTTCGCATTCTGCGCACTGAGGCCGTGCTCCACGATGTCCCGGTCCTCTATAACCCAGGCGCGGTGTTCGTCCTTCAGGGCAGCAAGCAGGGCATGCTGGACGGAGAAATCTTCCGCTACGATGAAGACCACTATCTGGCTGTTTCTGTCCCCGTGCCTTTCCGGATGGAATCGACCGCCAGTCCGAAGCGGCCATTGCTTGCGGTCTATCTCGAATTCGATATGCAGTTGGCGGCTGAGATCGCCCTGCAGGTCGAAAAGCGCAGCGAGCTTGCTGGTCATCCGCCACGCGGTCTGATGTCGAACAAGATGGATGCTGACATCGAGGACGTCCTGTTACGCCTGTTGAGGGCGCTTCGCAGTCCGGTCGAAAGTGCCGTTCTGGGTGCGGGCATTCTGCGCGAACTGCACTATCGGGTGCTGGTCGGTCCGCAAGGCGGCGCAATGATTGCCGCGCTTCAGCACAGTGGGCCATACGGGAAAATCTTCCGGAGCCTGGCCTGGCTGCGGGAGCACTACAGCACTGAAATCTCCATCGCCGACCTGGCAGGCAGGGTGGGCATGAGCGTGCCGTCCTACCATGTGCATTTCAAGGACCTGACTTGCACCAGTCCGATGCAATACGTGAAGGCCATGCGGCTGCACGAAGCAAGATTGATCATCGCCCGCCAGGAAAAGACGATTGCGATGGTCGCGACGTCAGTCGGTTATGCAAGCCCGGCCCAGTTCAGCCGAGACTTTAAGCGACATTTCGGTCGCACAGCGTCGGAGGAGGCCAAATGGGTCAGACACCACCTTGGCGAACTCGTCTGAGCCTAAGCGAGGAGGCATAGTGCTCGTTCCGGCAATCTGTCACATGTGGGCGTTCGCTACGACCATTCGATTGGGAGTTGTGGCCACTATGCAACCTGTTCCCATTCGGCACCTCCCGATAATGCCATAGTCGTACCACTTGATCTGTCAGCCGGCACGTCCACTGCGGTCTCGATGGGGCATGTCTGACCAAAGACCGCCTCGCGAGGCTCGGCTCGATCGGCATCCGCAACGGCCGGCTCGTTTTCTTCCCCTGTGCGCTGAAGCGCCCATTCCTCGCGAGGCAAGAAAGCCTCTCCCTGGCCGTCCTCCACTCCGTTTCGGTCCGTTGGATGCAGGCCGATCGTCCCCGGTCCTATCGACTGCCATCGAGGCCGCGATGGACGCGGCCCGAACAACCGTAAAGGGATTACGACAATGGCAACCATCGGCTCTTTCACCGCTTCCGGCAACGGCTTCTCCGGCACCATCAAGACCCTCAACCTCAACGTCAAGGCAACCATCCGCGCCGTCGAGCGCACTTCCGAAAAGGGACCGGACTACCGCATCCTCGCCGGGGCTACGGTCGAATTCGGCGCCGCCTGGAAGAAGACCTCGAACGAAGGTCGCGATTACCTCTCCGTCAAGCTCGACGACCCGAGCTTCCCGGCTCCGATCTACGCAACGCTGATCGAGGTCGAAGGCGAGGAAGGCCTCTCCCTCATCTGGTCCCGGTCGAACCGGGACTGAGACTGGATGCCCCGCCTCGCGGCGGGGCTCTCCACGTCAGGGATCACTTGTTCAGTGCATCCTTGAGGGCCTTGGCAGGCGCGAAAGTCAGCTTCTTCGAAGCTGCAACAGTCATTTTTTCTCCGGTCGCGGGATTGCGACCCTCGCGCTCAGGTGATGTTTTCACCTTAAATTTGCCGAAACCGGGGATTGACGTTTCCGCGTCGGAGCCTGCGGCGTCGGCGATGGCCTTGAACACGGATTCGACGATGCCCTTGGCCTGAACCTTTGTCAGGCCGTTGTTGGCGGCGATCTTGTCGGCGATTTCATTGGTGGTGGTCATGGGATTCCTCGTACGTATCCGAGGAAGGCCGTCTTGTGGTTATGAGTGAAGGTGAAGATTCTGTTTGTCGCGATTAACAGCGAGAGACAAGGAGCGTCACGTGAGTTCTCACAGGATCGATTTACCGCGTAAGGCGGCAGGCACCCGACACTGGCCTGCGGCGTTAAAAGAAGAGATTGTTCTGGCAACGCTTGAGGCTGGCGCGACGGTGGCATCGGTGGCGCGGGGATACGATCTGGACCCATCTCAGATTTATCAGTGGCGCAAGGCTCTGAAGGTTTCGCGGCTCTCATCTCAGGAGGTTGCAACGTCACCGGAATTTCTGCCCGTGCAGATTTGGGCAGCAGCTGATGGTGAGCAAGCGTCGGTCCAGGAACATGCAGGCCAAGAACAGGCGGAAGCTCTGTCTTGCCCTGAGCGTGGGTCAGTGACATCTTCGATTTCGGGAGCGATCGAAATTCAGGTTGGACCGCTGCACCGGGTTCGGGTTTGCAATGATTTTGCCTCCGACACGCTGGAGCGCGTGCTTGATGTTTTGCGGCGGCAACAATGATCGCGCTTCCGTCTGGCCAGGATGTGCGTGTCTGGATAGCGACAGGTTATACGGACATGCGGTGTGGATTTCCATCGTTAGCGCTTCGGGTGCAGGAGGTGCTGAAGCATGAACCGCTCAGTGGACATTTGTTTTGCTTCAGGGGTCGGCGCGGCGACCTGATCAAGTTGATCTGGCATGATGGCCAGGGCAGTTGCCTGTTCACAAAAAGGCTTGAGCGGGGCAAGTTCATCTGGCCTTCTGCGGACGGTGGCGCGGTGGCGATCTCGCCTGCGCAACTGTCTTATCTGCTGTCTGGGATTGACTGGCGAAATCCGCAACAAACATGGCGTCCAACAAAGGTTGGATAGCAATATTCAATTGAAAATGCAGGGAAAATCTGATCGAATAGTGTCATGGCTTTGAAACCTGACGCTCTTCCCGAAGACCTTGCCAGCGCCTATTTGGCGCTACTGGCCAATCACGATGTCGTCGTCAACGAGCGGAACATTGCAGTCGCGGAGGCTGCCAATGCGCAAGCCATGCTATCTGATCGCGATGCGCGGATCGCCAGTCTTGAATTGCGGATCGACAAGCTCAAGCGCGAACTACACGGCCAGAGCAGTGAACGCTCAGCGCGGCTGATTGATCAGTTGGAATTGCAGCTCGAAGAGCTGGTGACGGCAGCGAGCGAAGATGAAGTTGCAGCGCAGGCAGCGGCGGCCAAAACGGCAAACGTGCGTCCGTTTGTGCGCAAGCGTCCAGTTCGCAAGCCTTGGCCGGACGATGTCGAGCGCGAGCGCGTGGTCATTGCCCCTCCGAGCACCTGCGCGTGTTGCGGCGGGTCGCGCCTGTCGAAACTGGGTGAGGACGTTACCGAGACGCTGGAAGAAATTCCGCGCCGCTTCAAGGTCATCGAGACGGTGCGCGAGAAGTTCACCTGCCGTGACTGTGAGGCCATCAGCCAGTCGCCAGCCCCTTTCCATGCCACCCCGCGTGGCTTCATAGGACCCCAACTGCTGGCGACGATCCTGTTCGACAAGTTCGGCATGCATAGCCCGCTCAATCGGCAGAGTACCCGGTTCAAATGCGAGGGGATCGATCTGTCGACCTCAACGCTTGGCGATCAGGTCGGGCTTGGAACATCGGCTCTCATGCCACTGTTCGATCTCATCGAGGCCCAGGTCTTTGCGGCTGAGCGCCTCCACGGTGACGACACCACCATTCCCATCTGGGGCAAAAGCAAATGCACAACTGGGCGCATTTGGACCTATGTGCGTGATGATCTGCCCTTCAAGGGGGATGCACCCCCGGCTGCGGTTTATTACGCCTCGAGCAACCGCCGAGGCGAGCATCCGCAAAGACATCTGGCCAGATATGGCGGCATTCTGCAGACGGATTGTTACAACGGGTTCGAGCCGATATCGATTGCCGCACAGAAAGACGTGCCGATCACGTTTGCTTTTTGCCATGCGCATGCACGACGAAAATTCTTTGAGTTGGCCGATCTCGAAAAAAGTGCGCGCGACAGCAAGCGCAATGGCAGGCCGATCTCCCCGATCGCGCTTGAGGCCGTCAAACGCTTCGACGCGCTGTTTGACATCGAGCGGCAGATCAATGGGCTGAGCGCTGAAGAGCGATTGGCGGTGCGACAGCACAAAAGCAGGCCGCTGTTCGACGACATGCATGCGTGGCTGCAACGCGAGCGCGCCACGCTCAGCAGATCATCCGACCTCGTCAAAGCCATGGACTATATGCTCAAGCGCTGGGACGGCTTTGCGCTATTCCTGGAAGACGGCCGAATTTGCCTCACAAATAATGCCGCCGAGCGCGCTTTAAGAGGTATTGCATTGGGACGCCGCAACTGGACCTTCGCCGGGTCCCAGCGTGGGGCCGAGCGCACTGCCGTCATGCTCACACTCATCACAACCTGCCGTCTTAATGATGTCGACCCAAAGGCATGGCTTGCCGATGTGTTCACCCGCATCGCCGATCTCCCCGTCACCCGCCTGCACGAACTGCTGCCTTGGCAATGGAAGTTGCGCAAAGGGATAGCTATAGCGCCGGTCGGGTGAACAACTCTCGGAACAACGCCTCCGAACGCTCCAAGCCTTCATCGGTCAGGATCAACGACTTTGACGTGTTAACCGGGTCGCCGATCATGCCCTTCTTATGAAGTCGATCCGTCGTTGCCCAGTCGAAGCCTTTCCACGCACAACCCTCGTTATGCAGCGTCAGCCATAGCAGTGCCAAAACCGCGTCATCGATCTTGTCCTCATCAATCTCCATGGACCCACATTATCACGCGCGGCGAGCAAAATCCCGCGGTTCTGCTCGGATGGATACGATTCCTCGTATCTTCCTGTCAAAGATAAAATCCGTGTCAGCTTATGACCGGGTTGTCATCGGCGACGATGGGGACGAGGGTCAGATCCGCTGGATGTCCACAGGTCGTTTTGGCCGATAACCTCGTTTGCGCTTCTCGCGAAGCACGTCGAGGAACAGGTTGGTGGCCTGGTTCTCATTGTCGAACAGAAGCAACATCTGCTGTCCGCGCGTTCCGATCCGGCCCCAGGCGCGCGCAAGCGACACCTCTCCGAACAATGTCGGCTGAACAGCAAGCGCATAGAACCGCGCCATGTTCTATTCCGGCGGATACGCTCGACATAGACGTGGTAGCGCGTTGGTACGGGGATCAAATTCCAATGTTCTGCGTCTATACGGCCCGGATCAAAAACAGATCGCTTGATCCCGGGTGCCGCACAAACATAACGCCGCCCGCCGCCATCACATCGGTAAGATGAAGTTCAAACGGGTTTTCTTGTGATTTTCTCACACCAATATCGGTCTATTCACGACCACCAGAAAAGCGGCCGTTTTTCTGGTGGTGCTGAAGACAACGCCTTCTCTAATCGTCGTTGTCGTCTCGGGTAAGCTTCTCATGAAGTTTCAAAGCTTGCGGGCTGCGTAAAGCCGGATCTTCGCCATTTTCGACAGCCATGACCATGCGAATGCGTTCTTCTTCCGCCATACGGCGGGCTTCCTCATAGCCGAATTTGCTGACGTTGAAGGTGCGCGTAAACTGTCGGCGGCGGCGCTTTCCCGCAGGGACCGGCGTGTTATCATCAAGGGCGATCTCAATACGAGCCATCCAGATACCGGTTTTATGCGCCCCGGTGGGTCCGATATAATAGACGCCCGGCACGCTGCTGCCTTCTGAGCGATTTTTGCGCACCAACATGCGCATATCATTGTTGCTCAATGGGGGTACGACCCGGAGAACGGCATCGCGGTAGGCTTGCGCCACTTCCAGCGCCTGATCCTTCCCACCATAGGTGCTGTCGCTGAAGGTCATGTGGATCGATTTCCCGCCGCGAGAAAGATTGACCATCCAGGCATCTTGTCTGTGCTTGTCGATGTCCAGTCGGTGAATCGCATACATAGCTTCGTCATGGAAGCGCTCCTCTGGAGCAAGTTTAGGTCGTGGTCTGATCATTGTTATTGCCGTCCGATTTCGCGCATTCGACCAATCAGCCTCAGGCTGGCTGCCATTCTTGCGGCTCCCCAAGGCGGGCCATAATGATCCGATCAAAACCAATCATGCCCTCATTAAACCGCAACTCGATAAGGCGTCCCCCTTCCATGAAGAATGAAATCCGGCGCTCATCGGCATCGCCCCTTGCATCGCCTGGTCCGGCTATATTATCGGACAGTTTCATGGTGGCGCTGGCTGGCGTCTCGTTTATCGGATCCAGGCCAAAGGGCATTGGCGAGGTGCTATCGCCTTCGGCGCTGACCAAGATGATTTCGTCTTGCCAGTTATCCAGCGATGTCCCAACTCGGCCGAAGGTCAGGATGAGACCCCAGGATCGATCCGACCTGGAAAATGCTCCGGGCTGCAAAGCAGGGTTCGGCATAGGCCGTCCAAGCTTCAGCATCGTCTCTTGGAGCCAATCGGCCATGTGATAGCAATTAATGCGTTCGAAAAATGCGTCCGCCAAACCCGCCATCGTCTCACCTCAACAGATCATTGCCGGGAAAATCGATGCGCTCCCAGTGCGTGCCGTCATAGCGCAGCAAGTCCTTGCGGCCCATGACCCACAGCACACCATCAACTGCCTCGACGGCGGAGACATCGTCGATGTCGGGTGTAAGACCGGAGCGCACTTGTTCGACATGGTGGCCGTCGAACACGAACAGCCCTCGAGGATCGACATAGCTGGAGAGATAGAGACGTTCATTGAACATAGTCATACCGTTGAAGCTTGGCCAACCATCGATGCCACGAAGCGCGTCGAGATCCCGAAAGCCCGTCTTGTGGTTGCCTATCAGGAAATTTCCATCACGGCCGGCAACCCAGACTCGATCCTCGCTTTCCACGAGGATAGAAAGGAGGCCACGATCCGCCTCGGTTGGGATTTCAGCGATTTTCTCTCCGTCAAACCAATAAACGGTTTCTTTTTCTCCGGTGAAGTAGATGCTGTCTTCGGAGAGGCCGGAAAGGTCCCATAACGTTTTTGACGAATTTTCTTTTCTTAGCTTTTTAATTTTCTCGAAGTTTTCGAGGGTTCTATTTGCTTTCTGATCCAACAGAGCGTCCAGTTTGCTCAATTCCGACGTGGGATCCATGATCGCATCCGGTCCATCATAGAACTCCACATCCAAGGCTTCCCATTGTCCATTCGATGAGCGTCGATAGGTTTGGCCGCCGTCACCACAAACATAAAGGTGATCGCCGATCTGCCTGATCTTGACCAGATAACCAAGCCTATGTTTTGTGCGAGGAGCCTTGGAAAGATCCAGGATTGTCTCGCGGTCCTTCGTGTGGAAATTGACGACTGTGCCAGTCTCACCCAACACATAGAGGACGCGGTGAGGACTGCCTGGCTCGCGATACAGCGTCAAGCTCGCCAGTGCAAAAGCGAATGTCTCATAAGACCATTCCCCCGCATTGTACTGGCAGATGGCCGTGAACGGCGTAGCCATTTCCTGGTCATCGGGCGTGGTGCCGAGATAGACGATGTCCCTGTTGACCGCGCAAAGACGCGTGAAGCTGGCCTTTTTCATCGGCTCACCTCAGCGGATCATTGCCAGGGAAATCGATGCGCTCCCAGTGCGTGCCGTCATAGCGCAGCAAGTCCTTGCGGCCCATGACCCATAGCACGCCGTCGATCGCCTCGACGGCGGAGACATCGTCGATGTCGGGCGTAAGACCGGAGCGCACTTGTTCGACATGGTGGCCGTCGAACACGAACAGCCCGCGAGGATCGGCATAGCTGGAGAGATAGAGGCGCCCGTTGAACATGGTCATGCCGTTGAAGCTCGGCCAGCCATCGATACCCCGCAGCGCGTCGAGATCACGGAACCCTGTCTTGTGATTGCCGACGAGGAAGTTCCCATCACGGCCAGCGACCCAGACGCGGTCCTCATTTTCCACCAGGATGGAGAGGAGGCCACGATCCGCCTCGGTCGGGATTTCGGTGATTTTCTCTCCGTCAAACCAGTAGACGGTTTTCTTTTCCCCGGCAAAGTAGATGCTGTCTTCAGAAAGGCCGGAAAGGTTCCAAAGGGTTTTGGATTGGTTCTCTTCTCTTAGTATCTTTAGCTTGGCGTAATTTTCTTCTGTTCGATTTTCTTTTATGCGGGTCAAACTACTCATTAATCTCAGCTCTGACTTCGGATCCATGATGGCGTCGGGTCCGTCGAAGAACCCCAAATCCAGGGCTTGCCATTGCCCGTCCGACGAGCGTCGGTAGGTCTGGCCACCGTCGCCGCAAACGTACAGATGATCGCCGACCTGCCTGATCGATTGCAAATAGCCAAGTCTGTGCTTTCTCCGAGGAGCATTTAGCAGATCCACAATTATTTCACGTGTCTTCGTGTGGAAATTGACCGCTGTTCCAGCCTCGCCCAGCACATATAGGACCCGCTGCGAACTGCCGGGCTCGCGGTACAACGTCAGGCTTGCCAATGGGAAGTCGAACGTTTCGTAAGACCACTCTCCCGCGTCATATTGGCAAATGGCGGTAAATGGTGTCGCCATTTCCTGATCATCGGGAGTAGTTCCGATGTAGACGATATCCTTGTTGACAGCGCAAAGACGCGTAAAGCTAACCTGTTTTTTTGGCATATTGCCTCTCAGTGAACTGTCGCGTGAGCACCGGTCGACAGCAGATTATAAGGGTCCGTTCCTTCAGCAGGTGGCATAATGGTCGTTCTTCCTAGAATATTGGAATCTAGAGAAGGCTGGGCATCTAGTGCCGTATTGATTTCGTCTTCACATTCCCCTCCAGTCGCGGCGACGGCAGCATTTCGTGAAATTTCAGTAATGCTCGAAATATCTGCTGTTCCCTGCGGCGTACTCCAACCGGAGCCCAAAGCATTAACTTGTACATCCGCTAGATGTGCCAACCCATGCTCACTGCCTGCATCGGCAGAATAACCTTTTAAGCAGATCGCTGGTCCCTGTCCGAACGTTGGCAATCCAGGAATTCGTTTCTGCCCTTTCTCGGCCTCTGCACGATTACCGTAACGCAGTGTGTAATCCGGCACGATATGGTGCGCCTGATAATCAGAACCACATTCGACACCGCAGACATTCTTGATATCATCATAGGCGCCCGTGACGCACCGGCACTCCCTTTTGCGCTTCTGTTGCCCCGTGATCTTGGTGTTTCCGTCCGTCCGCCCATTGGCCGGCGCCGTCGTTTGCTTTTCCTCAAGTTCCTGCTTCTTTTCAGGTTCGGTTGGGGCCGTGTTGGTTGGGACACCATTATCGATAGGAGTATTCGTGTGAGTTGGTTGCGTCTTTAGAAAGCCATGACTCAACCAGTCCGTCGGCTCATTAACGTTCTGCTTCAGATAATAGTCAGCCGCCCCCATCAGCTCCATAGCGCCTGCACCGCTCGGATTGATCGATCGGATGTTTTTGAGCCCGTTGATGATGGTCCACCATCGCGATCCATCCGACGCTGTCTGCTTCGTATCGGTCGGCTGGGTTTGGGCGGGTTTTGTAAATTGTCCGGTCGTATCGTTGAAAGCGTATTCCTTGCCAGGTTCGAAGGTCATGGGCGTCGCATCGCTCATGACCAGACCTTCCTGGCTCCGGCTAGCGGACGGTT
The window above is part of the Allorhizobium ampelinum S4 genome. Proteins encoded here:
- a CDS encoding oxidoreductase; the protein is MSRKTFFITGANSGFGLAIATAAAQMGHQVIGTVRSEIARSALAAAVPAIHPVLCDVTAFDQIPDVVRDTEDKHGPVDVLINNAGYGHEGVIEESPLEQMRRQFDVNVFGAVAVAKAFIPRFRERRQGFIVNVTSMGGMITMPGIGYYCGSKFALQGISEVMRSEMAPFGVHMTTLCPGSFRTDWAGRSMIRTERSIADYDSLFDPIREARQAVSGKQLGDPEKLAAAVLILVETDNPPPQLLLGSDALKHVSARLKRLQEEIDAWTSVTVSTDG
- a CDS encoding AraC family transcriptional regulator is translated as MLPNPMIDGHRQSMRDQLVELAGGLATRHGYNPTGLDPVRILRTEAVLHDVPVLYNPGAVFVLQGSKQGMLDGEIFRYDEDHYLAVSVPVPFRMESTASPKRPLLAVYLEFDMQLAAEIALQVEKRSELAGHPPRGLMSNKMDADIEDVLLRLLRALRSPVESAVLGAGILRELHYRVLVGPQGGAMIAALQHSGPYGKIFRSLAWLREHYSTEISIADLAGRVGMSVPSYHVHFKDLTCTSPMQYVKAMRLHEARLIIARQEKTIAMVATSVGYASPAQFSRDFKRHFGRTASEEAKWVRHHLGELV
- a CDS encoding DUF736 domain-containing protein, which encodes MATIGSFTASGNGFSGTIKTLNLNVKATIRAVERTSEKGPDYRILAGATVEFGAAWKKTSNEGRDYLSVKLDDPSFPAPIYATLIEVEGEEGLSLIWSRSNRD
- a CDS encoding HU family DNA-binding protein: MTTTNEIADKIAANNGLTKVQAKGIVESVFKAIADAAGSDAETSIPGFGKFKVKTSPEREGRNPATGEKMTVAASKKLTFAPAKALKDALNK
- the tnpA gene encoding IS66-like element accessory protein TnpA, with protein sequence MSSHRIDLPRKAAGTRHWPAALKEEIVLATLEAGATVASVARGYDLDPSQIYQWRKALKVSRLSSQEVATSPEFLPVQIWAAADGEQASVQEHAGQEQAEALSCPERGSVTSSISGAIEIQVGPLHRVRVCNDFASDTLERVLDVLRRQQ
- the tnpB gene encoding IS66 family insertion sequence element accessory protein TnpB (TnpB, as the term is used for proteins encoded by IS66 family insertion elements, is considered an accessory protein, since TnpC, encoded by a neighboring gene, is a DDE family transposase.), producing the protein MIALPSGQDVRVWIATGYTDMRCGFPSLALRVQEVLKHEPLSGHLFCFRGRRGDLIKLIWHDGQGSCLFTKRLERGKFIWPSADGGAVAISPAQLSYLLSGIDWRNPQQTWRPTKVG
- the tnpC gene encoding IS66 family transposase, whose amino-acid sequence is MALKPDALPEDLASAYLALLANHDVVVNERNIAVAEAANAQAMLSDRDARIASLELRIDKLKRELHGQSSERSARLIDQLELQLEELVTAASEDEVAAQAAAAKTANVRPFVRKRPVRKPWPDDVERERVVIAPPSTCACCGGSRLSKLGEDVTETLEEIPRRFKVIETVREKFTCRDCEAISQSPAPFHATPRGFIGPQLLATILFDKFGMHSPLNRQSTRFKCEGIDLSTSTLGDQVGLGTSALMPLFDLIEAQVFAAERLHGDDTTIPIWGKSKCTTGRIWTYVRDDLPFKGDAPPAAVYYASSNRRGEHPQRHLARYGGILQTDCYNGFEPISIAAQKDVPITFAFCHAHARRKFFELADLEKSARDSKRNGRPISPIALEAVKRFDALFDIERQINGLSAEERLAVRQHKSRPLFDDMHAWLQRERATLSRSSDLVKAMDYMLKRWDGFALFLEDGRICLTNNAAERALRGIALGRRNWTFAGSQRGAERTAVMLTLITTCRLNDVDPKAWLADVFTRIADLPVTRLHELLPWQWKLRKGIAIAPVG
- a CDS encoding DUF6429 family protein — encoded protein: MEIDEDKIDDAVLALLWLTLHNEGCAWKGFDWATTDRLHKKGMIGDPVNTSKSLILTDEGLERSEALFRELFTRPAL
- a CDS encoding WGR domain-containing protein — its product is MARFYALAVQPTLFGEVSLARAWGRIGTRGQQMLLLFDNENQATNLFLDVLREKRKRGYRPKRPVDIQRI
- a CDS encoding AP2 domain-containing protein, with translation MVNLSRGGKSIHMTFSDSTYGGKDQALEVAQAYRDAVLRVVPPLSNNDMRMLVRKNRSEGSSVPGVYYIGPTGAHKTGIWMARIEIALDDNTPVPAGKRRRRQFTRTFNVSKFGYEEARRMAEEERIRMVMAVENGEDPALRSPQALKLHEKLTRDDNDD
- a CDS encoding DUF4150 domain-containing protein, producing MSYPSQEASRETRLGLIISKYPDVCRSPHACVPYNIIAYQSDAAGTAATVHMTGQRAHKQNSVVTKCFGDEPGVGLGVKSNTVGSVCHRKTHSRNVRIEGQWATRDTDEWYMNNKNTVGKLVWYTGSKDFKPTPPLEQPSASRSQEGLVMSDATPMTFEPGKEYAFNDTTGQFTKPAQTQPTDTKQTASDGSRWWTIINGLKNIRSINPSGAGAMELMGAADYYLKQNVNEPTDWLSHGFLKTQPTHTNTPIDNGVPTNTAPTEPEKKQELEEKQTTAPANGRTDGNTKITGQQKRKRECRCVTGAYDDIKNVCGVECGSDYQAHHIVPDYTLRYGNRAEAEKGQKRIPGLPTFGQGPAICLKGYSADAGSEHGLAHLADVQVNALGSGWSTPQGTADISSITEISRNAAVAATGGECEDEINTALDAQPSLDSNILGRTTIMPPAEGTDPYNLLSTGAHATVH